The following are from one region of the Oncorhynchus masou masou isolate Uvic2021 chromosome 24, UVic_Omas_1.1, whole genome shotgun sequence genome:
- the ldb1a gene encoding LIM domain-binding protein 1-A isoform X5 has translation MSVGGCACPGCSSKSFKLYSPKEPGPNGSAFPPFHPGTMLDRDVGPTPMYPPSYLEPGMGRPTPYGNQTDYRIFELNKRLQNWTEDCDNLWWDAFTTEFFEDDAMLTITFCLEDGPKRYTIGRTLIPRYFRSIFEGGATELFYTLKHPKESFHSNFVSLDCDQCTMVTQNGKPMFTQVCVEGRLYLEFMFDDMMRIKTWHFSIRQHREVLPRSILAMHVQDPQMLDQLAKNITRCGLSNSTLNYLRLCVILEPMQELMSRHKTYSLSPRDCLKTCLFQKWQRMVAPPAEPARQAPNKRRKRKMSGGSNMSAGGGNNNSKKKSPANNFPLSTQVPDLVGTKTCTLPELEDRS, from the exons GCTGTTCATCTAAGTCGTTCAAGCTGTACTCCCCCAAGGAGCCCGGCCCTAACGGCAGTGCCTTCCCCCCCTTCCACCCCGGcaccatgctggacagagacgtGGG gcCAACACCAATGTACCCTCCGTCATACCTAGAGCCTGGCATGGG GAGACCTACACCATACGGCAACCAGACAGACTACAGGATATTTGAGCTCAACAAGCGGCTACAGAACTGGACAGAG GACTGTGACAATCTCTGGTGGGATGCCTTCACCACAGAGTTCTTTGAAGATGATGCCATGCTGACCATCACCTTTTGTCTGGAGGATGGGCCCAAACGATACA CTATTGGCCGGACATTGATCCCACGGTACTTCCGAAGTATCTTTGAAGGGGGCGCCACTGAGCTGTTCTACACATTGAAACACCCTAAAGAGTCATTCCACAGTAACTTTGTGTCTCTAGACTGTGACCAGTGCACCATGGTTACACAGAACGGCAAGCCcatgttcacacag GTGTGTGTTGAGGGCCGTTTATACCTGGAGTTCATGTTTGACGACATGATGAGGATCAAGACATGGCACTTTAGCATCAGACAACACAGAGAGGTCCTGCCTCGTAGCATACTAGCTATGCAC GTGCAGGACCCTCAGATGCTGGACCAGCTGGCCAAAAACATCACAAGATGTGGTCTGTCCAACTCCACACTCAACTACCTTAGG CTGTGTGTGATCTTGGAGCCGATGCAGGAGTTGATGTCCAGACACAAGACCTACAGTCTGAGTCCCAGAGACTGTCTCAAGACCTGTCTCTTCCAAAAGTGGCAACGCATGGTGGCCCCACcag CTGAGCCGGCCAGACAAGCGCCCAACAAGCGGAGGAAAAGGAAGATGTCTGGTGGAAGCAACATGAGCGCTGGAGGAGGAAACAACAACAGCAAGAAGAAGAGTCCTGCTAACAACTTCCCCCTCTCCACACAGGTACCT
- the ldb1a gene encoding LIM domain-binding protein 1-A isoform X6, which translates to MSVGGCACPGCSSKSFKLYSPKEPGPNGSAFPPFHPGTMLDRDVGPTPMYPPSYLEPGMGRPTPYGNQTDYRIFELNKRLQNWTEDCDNLWWDAFTTEFFEDDAMLTITFCLEDGPKRYTIGRTLIPRYFRSIFEGGATELFYTLKHPKESFHSNFVSLDCDQCTMVTQNGKPMFTQVCVEGRLYLEFMFDDMMRIKTWHFSIRQHREVLPRSILAMHVQDPQMLDQLAKNITRCGLSNSTLNYLRLCVILEPMQELMSRHKTYSLSPRDCLKTCLFQKWQRMVAPPAEPARQAPNKRRKRKMSGGSNMSAGGGNNNSKKKSPANNFPLSTQDLVGTKTCTLPELEDRS; encoded by the exons GCTGTTCATCTAAGTCGTTCAAGCTGTACTCCCCCAAGGAGCCCGGCCCTAACGGCAGTGCCTTCCCCCCCTTCCACCCCGGcaccatgctggacagagacgtGGG gcCAACACCAATGTACCCTCCGTCATACCTAGAGCCTGGCATGGG GAGACCTACACCATACGGCAACCAGACAGACTACAGGATATTTGAGCTCAACAAGCGGCTACAGAACTGGACAGAG GACTGTGACAATCTCTGGTGGGATGCCTTCACCACAGAGTTCTTTGAAGATGATGCCATGCTGACCATCACCTTTTGTCTGGAGGATGGGCCCAAACGATACA CTATTGGCCGGACATTGATCCCACGGTACTTCCGAAGTATCTTTGAAGGGGGCGCCACTGAGCTGTTCTACACATTGAAACACCCTAAAGAGTCATTCCACAGTAACTTTGTGTCTCTAGACTGTGACCAGTGCACCATGGTTACACAGAACGGCAAGCCcatgttcacacag GTGTGTGTTGAGGGCCGTTTATACCTGGAGTTCATGTTTGACGACATGATGAGGATCAAGACATGGCACTTTAGCATCAGACAACACAGAGAGGTCCTGCCTCGTAGCATACTAGCTATGCAC GTGCAGGACCCTCAGATGCTGGACCAGCTGGCCAAAAACATCACAAGATGTGGTCTGTCCAACTCCACACTCAACTACCTTAGG CTGTGTGTGATCTTGGAGCCGATGCAGGAGTTGATGTCCAGACACAAGACCTACAGTCTGAGTCCCAGAGACTGTCTCAAGACCTGTCTCTTCCAAAAGTGGCAACGCATGGTGGCCCCACcag CTGAGCCGGCCAGACAAGCGCCCAACAAGCGGAGGAAAAGGAAGATGTCTGGTGGAAGCAACATGAGCGCTGGAGGAGGAAACAACAACAGCAAGAAGAAGAGTCCTGCTAACAACTTCCCCCTCTCCACACAG